A genomic window from Vitis riparia cultivar Riparia Gloire de Montpellier isolate 1030 chromosome 18, EGFV_Vit.rip_1.0, whole genome shotgun sequence includes:
- the LOC117907384 gene encoding protein WHAT'S THIS FACTOR 1 homolog, chloroplastic: protein MVTKIFLQNLNYWEPRVYSPLPFLYHVRSFSLWSMKKDTDLESSLSRNRRWIVNNQIKNIILRCPEQVAAVKFLQKKFKTLDLQGKALNWLKKYPCCFNVYLEGDEYYCQLTKRMMSLVEEEESVKDMQEPVLVERLTKLLMMSVNHRLNVMKLNELKRSFGFSDDYLIRIVPKHPEMFRIVNYSGRRSAMEIELLSWNPDLGISAIESLAHSQGSDPRFSCTLPSTWVKSWERFCEFNATPYISPYLDACHLVEGSKEMEKRIVGLVHELLSLTLWKKLSIVKLGHFRREFGLPEKLNVLLLKHPGIFYVSNRYQIYTVLLREGYNGSELIDKDPLVVVKEKFGELMQEGLHEYNRRHHLMNLEKKKKGMVLESSPKMRDKSSEMSEQDDHESNLGGLLDPEERKRFYKVLFDDAAS, encoded by the coding sequence ATGGTGACCAAAATATTCCTACAAAACCTAAATTATTGGGAACCCAGAGTGTACTCTCCACTGCCCTTTCTTTATCATGTTCGAAGCTTCTCTCTGTGGTCAATGAAGAAGGACACAGATCTTGAATCATCTCTCAGTCGAAACCGTCGTTGGATTGTCAATAATCAGATCAAGAATATAATCCTTCGATGCCCTGAACAAGTAGCAGCAGTTAAGTTTCTCCAGAAAAAGTTCAAAACTCTCGATCTTCAAGGCAAAGCTCTCAATTGGCTGAAAAAATACCCCTGCTGCTTCAATGTCTATCTTGAAGGTGATGAGTACTATTGTCAACTCACAAAGCGAATGATGTCTTTGGTAGAGGAGGAAGAATCTGTGAAGGATATGCAGGAACCAGTGCTTGTGGAGCGATTAACAAAGTTGTTGATGATGAGCGTAAATCATAGGCTCAATGTCATGAAACTTAATGAGTTAAAGCGAAGTTTTGGATTTTCAGATGattatttgattagaattgTGCCAAAGCACCCAGAAATGTTTCGAATTGTTAATTACAGTGGGAGACGGAGTGCaatggagattgaactcttatCCTGGAATCCTGATTTAGGCATTTCTGCAATTGAAAGCTTAGCTCACAGCCAGGGTTCTGATCCACGGTTTTCATGTACACTGCCTTCAACTTGGGTGAAATCATGGGAGAGATTTTGTGAATTTAATGCAACTCCATATATTTCACCTTATTTGGATGCCTGTCATTTAGTGGAAGGATCGAAGGAGATGGAGAAGAGGATTGTGGGTTTGGTGCATGAGTTGCTGTCATTAACCTTGTGGAAGAAATTGTCGATTGTGAAGCTAGGTCATTTTAGAAGAGAGTTTGGTTTACCAGAGAAATTGAATGTTTTGCTACTCAAACATCCTGGaatattttatgtttcaaatAGGTACCAGATTTACACAGTTCTTCTTAGAGAAGGATATAATGGGTCAGAACTGATTGATAAGGATCCACTTGTTGTTGTGAAGGAGAAATTTGGTGAATTGATGCAGGAGGGGCTACATGAATATAATCGGAGGCACCATTTAATGAAtttagaaaagaagaagaaaggcaTGGTATTGGAAAGTTCACCAAAAATGAGGGACAAAAGCTCTGAAATGTCTGAACAAGATGATCATGAGAGTAATCTAGGAGGTTTATTGGACCCTGAAGAAAGAAAGCGGTTTTATAAAGTTCTGTTTGATGATGCTGCCTCCTAA
- the LOC117905574 gene encoding ubiquitin carboxyl-terminal hydrolase MINDY-3, which translates to METGPSWICLYKLQYLTIVLDLWFGESIAVIIDDDLEIRFRCDLAKFLTTNIFLISHVWDQHIFTHSVKIGQDSIQADRDDPNPPLVTAPFGHASQEIVNLLLCGQAVPNVFDGRMDLGGGMSLKGISTCVEVGFLTLLESLNFCKVGQFLKCPKWPIWVVGSESHYTVLFALDTTVQDENELEERESQIRKAFDAQDQSGGGGFISVEGFHQVLRETGIDLPPEKLDHLCGAGFIVWSELWQVLLDLDKRFGGLKDPTGSMGKKVFDLYHFNGIAKSVLNGSPAASGSEMPIQRPRLTKLRVSVPPRWTPEEFMADVVLPSASGGNDPSAKETVIEVAKPEPAQHAPLVDCIRTRWPRAVCNWVGDPPSIV; encoded by the exons atgGAAACTGGGCCAAGTTGGATTTGCCTTTACAAGTTACAGTATTTAACTATTGTGCTGGACCTGTGGTTTGGAGAGAGTATAGCTGTGATAATCGATGATGATTTGGAGATCAGAT TCCGATGTGATCTTGCAAAGTTTCTAACTACCAACATCTTTCTCATCTCACATGTGTGGGATCAACATATCTTCACCCATTCTGTCAAAATTGGCCAA GACTCCATTCAAGCTGACAGAGACGATCCGAACCCACCTCTAGTGACTGCTCCATTTGGCCATGCCTCACAG GAAATTGTAAACTTACTGCTATGCGGGCAGGCTGTCCCTAATGTGTTTGATGGAAGGATGGATTTAGGTGGGGGCATGTCTTTGAAGGGAATATCCACATGTGTGGAAGTTGGATTCCTTACTTTGCTAGAATCCCTGAATTTCTGTAAGGTTGGGCAGTTTCTGAAATGCCCAAAATGGCCAATATGGGTTGTTGGGAGTGAGTCTCATTATACAGTCCTATTTGCTCTTGATACCACTGTTCAAGATGAGAATGAACTGGAAGAAAGAGAGTCACAGATCAGGAAGGCATTTGATGCGCAAGATCAGAGTGGAGGAGGTGGCTTCATCAGTGTGGAAGGGTTCCATCAAGTCCTCAGAGAAACAGGCATCGACCTTCCACCTGAGAAGCTAGATCACCTCTGTGGGGCTGGGTTTATTGTATGGAGTGAGCTCTGGCAGGTTCTTCTGGATTTAGACAAGAGATTTGGAGGCTTAAAAGATCCTACTGGATCAATGGGTAAGAAGGTCTTTGATCTTTACCATTTTAATGGGATTGCAAAATCGGTCTTGAATGGGAGTCCAGCAGCTTCAGGAAGTGAGATGCCAATTCAAAGACCTAGACTTACAAAATTGAGGGTTTCAGTTCCCCCAAGATGGACTCCTGAGGAGTTTATGGCAGATGTTGTATTGCCCTCTGCTTCAGGTGGGAATGACCCAAGTGCAAAAGAAACGGTTATTGAAGTGGCTAAACCAGAGCCTGCTCAACATGCACCATTGGTGGACTGCATTAGAACGCGCTGGCCAAGGGCTGTTTGCAACTGGGTGGGGGATCCCCCTAGCATAGTCTGA